One stretch of Glycine soja cultivar W05 chromosome 7, ASM419377v2, whole genome shotgun sequence DNA includes these proteins:
- the LOC114418413 gene encoding putative UDP-rhamnose:rhamnosyltransferase 1, whose protein sequence is MAENPIRVTMIPWSAFGHLIPFFKLSIALAKAGVHVSFISTPKNIQRLPKIPSTLSHLVHFVELPLPSLDNDILPEGAEATVDIPFEKHEYLKAAYDKLQDAVKQFVANQLPDWIICDFNPHWVVDIAQEFQVKLILFSILSATGTTFIGPPGTRAGHLSPESLTAPPEWVTFPSSVAFRIHEAIHFCAGFDKVNSSGVSDFERVIKIHDASKAVIFRSCYEIEGEYLNAYQKLFEKPMIPIGLLPVERGVVDGNSDNVFEWLDKQASKSVVFVGFGSELKLSKDQVFEIAYGLEESQLPFLWALRKPSWESNDGYSLPVGFIERTSNRGRVCKGWIPQLEILAHSSIGGSLFHSGWGSVIENLQFGNTLVLLPFNIEQPLNARFLVEKGLAIEVKRNEDGSFTRNDIAASLRQAMVLEEGKKIRNNTREAAAIVGNLKLHQDHYVAAFVQFLKNGIRKPI, encoded by the coding sequence ATGGCTGAGAATCCGATTCGTGTAACGATGATTCCATGGTCTGCCTTTGGCCACTTGATACCATTTTTCAAACTTTCCATAGCCTTAGCCAAAGCTGGTGTTCATGTCTCCTTCATATCCACTCCCAAAAACATTCAAAGGCTTCCCAAAATTCCTTCGACTTTATCTCATTTGGTTCATTTTGTGGAACTTCCTTTACCATCATTGGACAATGATATCTTGCCAGAAGGTGCTGAGGCCACCGTGGACATTCCATTTGAAAAACATGAGTACTTAAAGGCAGCATATGATAAGCTCCAAGATGCTGTGAAGCAATTTGTGGCCAATCAGTTACCAGATTGGATAATCTGTGATTTCAATCCTCACTGGGTTGTAGACATTGCCCAAGAGTTTCAGGTAAAgttaatcttattttctattttatctgCTACAGGAACAACATTCATAGGACCACCAGGTACAAGGGCAGGTCACTTATCTCCAGAAAGTCTAACAGCTCCACCAGAATGGGTGACATTTCCATCTTCAGTGGCTTTTCGAATACACGAGGCAATACATTTCTGTGCTGGTTTCGACAAGGTAAATTCTTCCGGGGTAAGTGATTTCGAAAGGGTTATAAAGATACATGATGCCTCTAAAGCTGTGATATTTCGTAGCTGCTACGAGATTGAAGGAGAATATCTGAATGCATATCAGAAACTATTTGAGAAGCCTATGATTCCAATTGGTTTATTGCCTGTAGAGAGAGGAGTTGTTGATGGGAATAGTGATAACGTATTTGAGTGGCTTgataaacaagcatcaaaatcaGTTGTGTTTGTGGGGTTTGGCAGTGAGTTAAAGCTGAGCAAGGATCAAGTTTTTGAGATAGCTTATGGACTTGAGGAATCTCAATTGCCGTTTTTATGGGCACTGAGAAAACCAAGTTGGGAAAGCAATGATGGGTATTCTCTACCTGTTGGTTTTATTGAAAGGACATCTAACAGAGGAAGAGTTTGTAAGGGATGGATACCACAACTAGAAATATTGGCACATTCATCTATTGGAGGATCTTTGTTTCACTCTGGCTGGGGTTCTGTCATTGAAAACCTTCAGTTTGGGAATACACTTGTTTTATTACCCTTTAATATAGAGCAACCTCTTAATGCAAGGTTTTTGGTGGAAAAGGGATTAGCCATTgaagtgaaaagaaatgaaGATGGATCATTCACTAGAAATGACATTGCCGCATCCCTTAGACAAGCCATGGTATTGGAGGAAGGAAAGAAGATCAGAAATAATACAAGAGAAGCTGCTGCAATTGTAGGAAACTTGAAGCTGCACCAGGATCACTACGTAGCTGCATTTGTACAGTTTCTTAAGAATGGAATCAGGAAACCAATATGA